The Methanosphaera sp. BMS genome contains a region encoding:
- the hmgA gene encoding hydroxymethylglutaryl-CoA reductase (NADPH), protein MKLESGEIKIHQLEKICDSANQATDIRRQFIENKTDTKLEHIGSYSIDMTDTSKKNIENPIGTIQVPVGVAGPLKITNDEETINTYVPLATTEGALLASVNRGCSVIRRSDNCKISIVNNQMTRAPAIKTKSVFEANKLKKWIEDNFDKIKQLAETTTSHGKLLKIDPIVIVGRYVYPRFVYYTGDSMGMNMVTIATETALSLIEEENDIQVIALSGNLCVDKKPSAINMVEGRGKSIVAEVTVPKEIVEKTLKTTTEAIVEVNYVKNLLGSAISGSYGFNAHFANMVAAIFLACGQDPAHVVEGSIGITSAENKDGDLYFSITLPDLPVATIGGGTRLETPSECLNMMDCKGSGKVNRFASIVAGIVLAGELSLAGALAAGHLARAHKQLGR, encoded by the coding sequence ATGAAATTGGAAAGTGGTGAAATAAAGATTCATCAACTGGAAAAAATATGTGACAGTGCTAACCAGGCAACAGACATCAGAAGACAATTTATTGAAAACAAGACGGACACAAAACTGGAACACATCGGAAGCTATTCAATCGACATGACGGATACGTCCAAAAAGAATATTGAAAACCCTATCGGTACGATACAAGTACCAGTAGGTGTAGCAGGACCACTTAAAATAACAAATGATGAAGAGACAATAAATACATATGTGCCATTGGCAACAACTGAGGGAGCATTGCTTGCATCAGTAAACAGGGGTTGTTCAGTTATCAGACGTTCCGATAACTGTAAGATATCAATAGTCAACAACCAGATGACAAGGGCACCTGCCATTAAGACAAAATCAGTATTCGAGGCAAACAAGCTAAAAAAATGGATTGAGGACAACTTCGATAAAATCAAGCAATTGGCTGAAACCACTACAAGCCACGGCAAATTACTCAAGATAGATCCAATAGTAATCGTGGGAAGATACGTATATCCACGTTTTGTATACTATACCGGCGACAGTATGGGTATGAACATGGTTACAATAGCCACTGAGACAGCCTTATCCCTTATTGAAGAGGAAAACGACATCCAGGTAATAGCATTGAGCGGTAACCTCTGTGTTGATAAAAAGCCTTCCGCCATAAACATGGTTGAAGGTCGTGGAAAAAGCATAGTGGCGGAGGTAACCGTTCCCAAGGAAATAGTTGAAAAGACCTTGAAGACCACTACCGAAGCCATCGTAGAGGTAAACTATGTTAAAAACCTATTGGGTTCTGCCATAAGCGGCAGTTATGGTTTCAATGCACACTTTGCAAATATGGTGGCGGCCATATTCCTGGCATGCGGTCAGGATCCGGCACATGTGGTTGAAGGAAGTATCGGAATTACCTCAGCCGAAAACAAGGACGGCGACTTATACTTTAGCATAACACTTCCGGATTTACCTGTGGCCACTATCGGTGGAGGTACAAGACTTGAAACCCCATCAGAATGCTTGAACATGATGGACTGTAAAGGTTCGGGTAAGGTCAACAGATTTGCAAGTATCGTGGCCGGCATTGTACTGGCGGGAGAGTTATCCCTTGCAGGTGCACTTGCGGCAGGTCATTTAGCTCGTGCTCATAAGCAATTGGGCAGATGA
- a CDS encoding TIGR00267 family protein yields the protein MSFEIQSQTKYIYEIRVRLDMKITLKQIIKDYIELSRYVALGSLDGILTVLSISLTAAVVGITGGTTVNPLTVGLTGLSGGIAIALSNGFGSYVGEQAEEGKVIRELENKMLLEERTLDDTLIHQQAKYRVFMSMLTHGSASFMGSFIPSIPFFIFSDIYTALTATLIVCFSMMIILGCYLGRISKESMTKTTLKIISVGVLIVIISYLMGGGHGA from the coding sequence ATGAGCTTTGAAATTCAAAGTCAGACAAAATATATTTATGAAATAAGAGTTAGATTAGATATGAAGATAACATTAAAGCAGATTATTAAGGATTATATAGAGTTAAGCAGGTATGTGGCGTTAGGATCGCTTGACGGCATATTGACCGTACTGAGTATATCCCTTACGGCTGCTGTTGTAGGAATAACAGGCGGCACTACAGTCAATCCATTGACAGTGGGATTAACCGGACTTAGTGGTGGTATAGCCATAGCATTATCCAACGGTTTTGGTTCCTATGTAGGTGAACAGGCAGAAGAGGGAAAGGTTATACGGGAACTTGAAAACAAGATGCTTCTTGAGGAAAGAACACTTGACGATACGCTTATTCACCAACAGGCAAAGTATCGTGTATTCATGAGTATGCTTACCCATGGAAGTGCCAGCTTTATGGGTTCATTCATACCGTCAATACCTTTCTTCATATTCAGTGACATATACACCGCACTTACGGCCACCCTTATAGTGTGTTTCAGTATGATGATTATACTCGGATGCTATCTCGGCAGAATATCCAAGGAGAGCATGACCAAGACAACACTAAAAATCATCAGTGTGGGTGTGCTCATTGTCATAATCAGTTATCTCATGGGCGGAGGACATGGAGCATAA
- the thrC gene encoding threonine synthase, which translates to MIRCISCGAEYDDDEIIYTCKKCDSILEVEVNVDNISKDIFENRRDNIWKYKEFLPVNADNRISLDEGGTPFCKCDKIGDELGIDLYVKVEGSNPTGSFKDRGMSVGTTKAVDLGVGMVGCASTGNTSASLSAYAARAGLKCAVLLPAGKVALGKLAQAMFHGAKVFGVDGNFDDALKTITKLALDGELYLLNSINPYRLEGQKTIGMEIVHDLGWESPDRIVLPVGNAGNISAIWKGISEFKEAGYMKDTPMMTGIQAENSAPIANAVKAGTDEVIPVENPETIATAIRIGAPVSTLKAMRAIKESNGTAETVTDDEILDAQKYLARTEGIGVEPASAASIAGLRKLVANGDIDKGERVVCVVTGHVLKDPNVAIEACEEPTQVSSDPEAIRDVIRTM; encoded by the coding sequence ATGATTAGATGTATATCATGTGGAGCAGAATACGACGATGATGAAATAATATACACTTGTAAAAAGTGTGATTCAATCCTTGAAGTTGAAGTTAATGTAGATAACATATCCAAAGACATATTTGAAAACAGACGTGACAACATATGGAAATATAAGGAATTCCTACCTGTTAATGCCGATAACAGAATAAGCTTGGACGAAGGTGGAACACCATTTTGTAAATGTGACAAGATAGGAGATGAACTCGGAATAGACCTATACGTTAAAGTTGAAGGATCAAACCCTACCGGCAGTTTTAAAGACAGAGGTATGAGTGTAGGTACAACAAAGGCTGTGGACTTGGGTGTTGGAATGGTGGGTTGTGCATCTACTGGTAATACATCCGCATCATTATCAGCATATGCTGCACGTGCAGGACTTAAATGTGCAGTACTGCTTCCGGCAGGAAAGGTTGCTTTAGGTAAACTTGCACAGGCCATGTTCCACGGAGCAAAAGTGTTTGGTGTAGATGGAAACTTCGATGATGCATTGAAAACTATCACCAAACTGGCATTGGATGGTGAATTATATCTTTTAAATTCAATTAACCCTTACAGACTGGAAGGTCAGAAGACCATAGGTATGGAAATAGTACATGATCTTGGATGGGAAAGTCCTGACAGAATAGTACTTCCTGTGGGTAATGCCGGAAACATATCCGCTATCTGGAAAGGTATAAGCGAATTTAAAGAAGCCGGATATATGAAAGATACGCCTATGATGACCGGTATTCAAGCCGAAAACAGTGCACCAATAGCAAATGCGGTCAAAGCAGGTACCGATGAGGTAATACCTGTAGAAAACCCTGAAACCATTGCAACCGCCATCAGAATAGGAGCACCTGTAAGTACCCTTAAGGCTATGCGTGCCATTAAGGAGTCAAACGGAACTGCCGAAACTGTTACTGACGATGAAATACTTGATGCACAGAAATACCTTGCAAGAACAGAAGGAATCGGTGTGGAACCGGCTAGTGCAGCATCTATTGCAGGTCTTAGAAAACTTGTTGCCAATGGGGATATCGATAAGGGCGAACGTGTCGTATGTGTCGTTACAGGTCACGTGCTTAAAGATCCTAATGTGGCAATTGAAGCATGTGAAGAACCAACACAGGTATCATCAGATCCCGAAGCAATTAGAGACGTTATAAGAACAATGTAA
- a CDS encoding stage II sporulation protein M yields MITGYLKEIYNMENLRGYFHRNRNYIIVVIAIFVISLIIGYVFRDVFADYVIEAIRNMAKNITNDTSSLSLGIFLNNLRVAFIIILMGFLFSIFSLMILFTNGVLIGFMFTIVPAPLMLIYTLPHGIFEIPQLILTVVCALLVTKLEINLIKGVLQRDKTFKGEIRNSSTIIKDIILSITIIVVLLVIAALIEGYVTPVLGGAVTKFLGITF; encoded by the coding sequence ATGATTACAGGATATTTGAAAGAAATTTATAACATGGAAAATCTAAGGGGATACTTCCATAGAAACAGAAATTACATCATAGTTGTAATTGCCATATTTGTCATATCATTGATTATCGGATATGTTTTCAGGGACGTGTTCGCAGATTACGTGATTGAAGCCATCAGGAACATGGCAAAAAACATTACAAATGATACATCCTCCCTATCGCTTGGCATATTCCTAAACAACTTAAGGGTAGCATTTATTATCATATTGATGGGATTTTTGTTTTCAATATTTTCATTGATGATACTCTTTACAAATGGTGTGCTGATAGGATTTATGTTTACAATTGTACCGGCACCATTGATGCTGATTTATACATTGCCCCATGGAATATTTGAGATACCTCAGCTAATTCTGACTGTGGTATGTGCACTGCTTGTTACAAAGCTTGAAATCAACCTTATTAAGGGAGTGCTTCAACGTGACAAAACATTCAAGGGAGAAATAAGAAATTCGTCAACGATAATAAAAGACATTATACTTAGCATTACGATTATAGTGGTGCTTCTTGTCATAGCAGCCCTCATTGAAGGATATGTGACACCAGTTTTAGGTGGGGCTGTAACCAAGTTTTTGGGAATAACCTTTTAG
- a CDS encoding adenylate kinase family protein — protein sequence MMIIITGTPGCGKTTISKILSNKIDAKLISINYLLDNYNLNLGTDEVRGYKIVDVDRMNPIVDKIKEDNTDRTIIFEGHLAQDYPNADKIVVLRCNPTELEKRLNTRDWTDKKIHENIEAEILGICTQESYETYGDIVQEVDTGTRTPMEVAEVIEDIINDKKEYPLGEIDYLEQYFHMLN from the coding sequence ATGATGATAATAATTACCGGAACGCCGGGATGTGGAAAGACGACCATTTCAAAGATACTGTCAAATAAAATAGATGCAAAACTCATAAGTATCAATTATCTGTTGGACAATTATAATCTAAACCTTGGTACTGATGAAGTGCGAGGATATAAAATAGTTGATGTGGATAGGATGAATCCGATTGTTGATAAAATAAAGGAAGACAACACTGACAGGACCATCATCTTCGAGGGTCACCTTGCACAGGACTATCCAAATGCCGATAAAATAGTCGTTCTTAGATGTAATCCAACAGAACTTGAAAAACGATTAAACACGAGAGATTGGACAGATAAGAAAATCCATGAAAACATTGAAGCAGAAATACTTGGAATATGTACCCAGGAAAGCTATGAAACATATGGAGATATTGTCCAGGAAGTGGATACAGGCACCAGGACACCAATGGAAGTGGCAGAAGTCATTGAAGATATAATAAACGACAAAAAAGAATATCCGCTGGGTGAGATTGATTACCTTGAGCAATACTTCCACATGCTGAATTGA
- a CDS encoding TrkH family potassium uptake protein, whose protein sequence is MKVFNTVTIKANEYNIIAYYLAIVLMVLGMFMIIPIANALIFHDPDKYLYSFLISALLSIIVGVILYYKTEYDKNVKLSLKASLFFVMLIWLITTLFSALPFLISGDLSFIDAYFESMSGITSTGFTLYESSLLPYSIAIWRSTLQWFGGLGIIFLLLVISPSISNLKRLYLAEGKTEQINPNIVHNAKNFIKIYLVLTIIGITLYLLTGLSPFDAVCYSFTALGTGGFSVNPTNLDDFINPFIQLVTLLLMIMGGTNFLIHYRLMKRDWSNIIKDVELRVFFTIIIVATIVIALNLYFEGFYNHDIIMVLRHSLFQVTSVLTSTGFSTTDINLWTPFSTSILVLLMFIGGCVCSTAGGIKIYNIIIMFKSIIWEVQRMFLPKNMVIKRRVFHDRQSRQISSETISIIHIYIFLYVLLFIVSTAIVLIHCRDIQLAVSVVAASVGNTGLAPSYIDSSLPLIIKLVLIFDFWAGRIGIWPVILPIFAISNIRHDN, encoded by the coding sequence ATGAAAGTATTTAATACGGTTACTATTAAGGCAAATGAATATAATATCATAGCATATTATCTTGCAATCGTACTGATGGTATTGGGTATGTTCATGATAATTCCAATAGCAAATGCCCTGATATTTCATGATCCGGATAAATACCTATATTCATTTCTAATCTCAGCACTACTTTCCATAATCGTCGGAGTAATATTGTACTATAAAACCGAATACGATAAGAATGTGAAACTGTCCCTGAAGGCATCGCTATTTTTTGTAATGCTAATATGGTTAATAACAACACTCTTTTCGGCATTGCCCTTTCTGATATCGGGGGATTTATCCTTCATTGACGCATACTTTGAAAGCATGTCTGGTATAACCTCAACCGGATTTACATTATATGAAAGTTCATTGCTACCATACTCCATTGCCATATGGAGAAGCACACTGCAATGGTTCGGCGGTTTGGGTATAATCTTCTTGCTTCTGGTGATAAGTCCATCCATATCCAATTTGAAAAGGTTATATCTGGCCGAAGGAAAAACTGAGCAGATAAATCCGAACATAGTTCACAATGCAAAAAACTTCATAAAAATATATCTTGTACTGACAATCATCGGAATAACATTATATCTTCTTACGGGATTAAGTCCCTTTGACGCGGTATGCTATTCATTCACCGCACTGGGTACCGGTGGATTTTCCGTAAATCCGACAAATCTTGATGACTTCATCAATCCGTTCATACAACTGGTGACATTGCTTTTGATGATTATGGGAGGAACGAATTTTCTGATACACTACCGCTTAATGAAGAGGGATTGGTCCAATATTATAAAGGATGTGGAATTGAGGGTATTCTTCACGATAATAATAGTGGCCACAATCGTAATAGCATTGAATCTGTATTTTGAAGGATTCTATAATCATGACATAATAATGGTACTGAGACATTCCCTGTTTCAGGTAACGAGCGTATTGACATCAACGGGATTTTCAACAACCGACATAAACCTATGGACACCCTTTAGTACAAGCATACTTGTTTTGCTAATGTTTATAGGAGGATGTGTATGTTCAACCGCAGGTGGAATAAAGATATATAACATAATAATAATGTTCAAGTCAATAATCTGGGAAGTCCAGCGCATGTTCCTGCCTAAAAATATGGTAATCAAAAGAAGGGTCTTCCACGACAGACAATCCCGGCAGATTTCATCCGAAACAATCAGCATCATACACATTTATATATTTCTGTATGTTTTGCTGTTTATAGTAAGTACGGCAATAGTGCTTATACATTGTCGGGATATACAGCTGGCGGTTTCAGTTGTTGCAGCATCAGTGGGCAATACAGGACTTGCACCATCATACATTGACTCATCACTTCCATTGATTATCAAGTTAGTATTAATATTTGATTTTTGGGCTGGAAGAATAGGGATATGGCCGGTAATTCTACCGATATTTGCCATTTCTAACATAAGACATGACAATTAG
- a CDS encoding ribonuclease P protein component 4, translating to MEILFNLAEKEFSNHPERSNRYVKLTRSISTRYNITLPHYWRGRFCKKCNSFLKPGANLRVRLSGDCISRKCLECGHTTRVLYTPKQD from the coding sequence ATGGAGATTTTATTTAATCTCGCCGAGAAGGAGTTTTCAAATCACCCGGAAAGATCTAATCGTTATGTTAAGTTAACTCGTAGTATCTCTACTAGATATAACATTACATTACCACATTATTGGCGAGGAAGATTTTGTAAAAAATGTAATTCATTCCTCAAACCTGGAGCTAACTTAAGAGTAAGACTTTCAGGTGATTGCATATCAAGAAAATGTCTTGAATGTGGACATACAACGAGAGTATTATATACTCCTAAGCAAGATTAG
- a CDS encoding YhbY family RNA-binding protein has translation MSKIQNKKEIMRNSLNAVEINIGKNGINESVFEEIRRQLKNGEIVKIRFTRSIASNKDEFLEEIVTNTKSQLVDVRGNVAVLYKRKR, from the coding sequence ATGAGCAAAATCCAAAACAAAAAAGAAATAATGAGAAATTCACTAAACGCTGTTGAAATTAATATTGGAAAAAACGGTATTAATGAAAGCGTATTTGAGGAAATCAGACGTCAGCTTAAAAATGGTGAAATCGTCAAGATACGATTTACTAGAAGTATCGCATCCAATAAGGATGAATTTTTAGAAGAAATCGTTACAAATACGAAAAGCCAACTTGTTGATGTCAGGGGCAATGTAGCCGTATTATATAAACGTAAGAGATGA
- a CDS encoding 30S ribosomal protein S19e, with product MTTAFDVPADSLISAVSKELKENDKINEPSWAQFVKTGVHKERRPENPDWWYVRTAALLRRVYVDGPVGLSRLQTKYGGNKDRGTNPEKFRKGSGSIIRTALNQLEEAGYVQKTEEGRCVTPAGQSYLDNKATELIKDMPELSKY from the coding sequence ATGACAACAGCATTCGATGTACCTGCTGATAGTTTAATTAGCGCAGTAAGTAAAGAATTAAAAGAAAATGATAAAATTAACGAACCTTCATGGGCACAGTTTGTAAAAACCGGTGTACATAAAGAACGCAGACCGGAAAACCCAGATTGGTGGTATGTGAGAACTGCTGCATTACTAAGAAGAGTATATGTAGATGGTCCTGTAGGACTTAGCAGATTACAAACCAAATACGGTGGAAATAAAGATAGAGGAACCAACCCTGAAAAATTCAGAAAAGGTAGTGGATCTATAATTAGAACAGCTTTAAATCAATTAGAAGAAGCAGGATACGTACAGAAAACCGAAGAAGGTAGATGTGTAACACCTGCAGGTCAATCTTACTTAGATAACAAAGCAACCGAATTAATTAAGGACATGCCTGAATTATCAAAATACTAA
- a CDS encoding DNA-binding protein — protein MSELDDIRRRRMEQLRQQQMQMQQQQGMDYQQMQQEEQMRQQYEEQKKQALRQILTPEARQRLANLRLTKPEHVNALEMQLIQLAEARQIQIPVSDATLKQILRQMTGQKREIHITRK, from the coding sequence ATGAGTGAACTTGATGATATTAGGCGTAGAAGAATGGAACAGTTAAGACAACAACAAATGCAAATGCAACAACAACAAGGTATGGATTACCAGCAGATGCAGCAAGAAGAGCAAATGAGACAACAGTACGAAGAACAGAAAAAACAAGCCTTAAGACAAATATTAACTCCCGAAGCACGTCAAAGACTAGCAAATCTTAGATTAACCAAACCGGAACATGTAAATGCATTGGAGATGCAGTTAATCCAACTGGCCGAAGCAAGACAGATTCAGATTCCAGTTAGTGACGCTACCCTAAAGCAAATCTTAAGACAGATGACTGGTCAAAAACGTGAAATTCACATTACAAGAAAGTAA
- a CDS encoding asparagine synthase-related protein produces the protein MKAAITYSGGKDSSLMAVILDRLGYEVELITVNFGVFDSTKPATESAASLGFKHKVLELDEQILFDAVDMIIEDNFPNNGINHIHHSVLEILADSYDIIADGTRREDRIPKMKFNEIQSLEDRKNIQYINLTGIGYKTINDVSDNLFILQKAESDIHNSSDYEMEIRVLLNEKGYDTDEIFPRHIQSRVIGWNKNE, from the coding sequence ATGAAAGCAGCTATTACTTATAGTGGAGGAAAGGACAGTTCATTGATGGCCGTCATATTGGATCGTTTAGGCTATGAGGTGGAATTGATAACCGTAAACTTTGGAGTATTCGATTCTACAAAACCGGCAACAGAGTCTGCTGCAAGTCTTGGCTTTAAGCACAAGGTATTGGAGCTTGATGAGCAGATACTCTTTGATGCAGTGGATATGATTATCGAAGATAACTTTCCAAACAACGGCATTAACCATATTCATCATAGCGTTCTTGAAATACTTGCAGACAGTTATGACATTATAGCTGACGGTACCAGACGTGAGGACAGAATTCCAAAGATGAAGTTTAACGAGATTCAAAGCCTGGAGGATAGGAAAAATATCCAATACATTAACCTAACAGGTATTGGCTATAAGACTATCAATGATGTGAGTGACAACCTGTTCATTTTACAGAAGGCTGAAAGTGACATCCATAACAGCAGTGATTATGAGATGGAAATAAGAGTCCTGTTAAACGAGAAAGGATATGACACCGATGAAATCTTTCCAAGACACATTCAATCAAGAGTTATAGGATGGAATAAAAATGAGTAA
- a CDS encoding 50S ribosomal protein L39e, translating into MSKNKKLPEKIRLAKKTKQNRRVPIFAMMKTSRKLRTHPKARQWRRSKIKV; encoded by the coding sequence ATGAGTAAAAATAAAAAATTACCTGAAAAAATTAGATTAGCTAAAAAAACCAAACAAAACAGAAGAGTTCCTATATTTGCAATGATGAAAACATCAAGAAAACTAAGAACTCATCCAAAAGCTAGACAATGGAGAAGAAGTAAAATTAAAGTATAA
- a CDS encoding 50S ribosomal protein L31e, with the protein MERIYTIPLRDVKRVPRNKRSPKAMRYIREFIEKHMKAEDVIIDQSVNEKIWERGIEKIPSKIKVKAVKEDETVEVTLVEN; encoded by the coding sequence ATGGAAAGAATTTACACAATCCCATTAAGGGATGTTAAAAGAGTACCTAGAAACAAAAGGTCACCTAAAGCAATGAGATACATTCGTGAATTCATAGAAAAACATATGAAAGCTGAAGATGTAATCATTGACCAATCAGTTAACGAAAAAATATGGGAAAGAGGAATCGAAAAAATCCCATCAAAAATTAAAGTTAAAGCTGTTAAAGAAGATGAAACAGTGGAAGTAACATTAGTAGAAAACTAG
- a CDS encoding translation initiation factor IF-6 yields the protein MIQRFDIDGNPNLGVSILAKDNVAIVSPGLQDSYTKSIEETLKVPIIKTPICGSNLAGALMAGNSNGLIVSPHIFSHELDIIREHDINVEIMPDKLTAIGNIVVANDNGAIVHPDLSKESRRIIRKTLEVEVTEATIAGFDIVGSAIAATNRGALVHPDATDEELELVEDALGVTTKIGTVNRGVKLVGACIIANSNGVIVGNKTTGPELARIDQVFNLFEE from the coding sequence ATGATACAACGTTTTGACATAGATGGTAATCCTAACTTAGGAGTATCCATACTAGCAAAGGATAATGTTGCTATAGTTTCTCCAGGACTTCAAGATTCATATACCAAAAGTATTGAAGAAACACTTAAAGTACCAATTATCAAAACACCAATCTGTGGTAGTAATCTAGCAGGAGCATTAATGGCTGGAAATTCAAACGGTCTAATTGTATCACCACATATCTTTTCACATGAATTAGATATTATTCGTGAACATGATATTAATGTTGAAATAATGCCTGATAAATTAACTGCAATAGGAAATATTGTTGTGGCTAATGATAATGGAGCTATTGTACATCCGGACTTATCAAAGGAATCAAGAAGGATTATCCGTAAGACACTGGAAGTAGAAGTCACAGAAGCTACCATAGCTGGTTTTGATATTGTGGGTTCAGCAATAGCTGCTACTAACAGGGGTGCGTTAGTACACCCAGATGCAACGGATGAAGAATTGGAACTTGTTGAAGATGCACTTGGAGTGACTACTAAAATTGGTACAGTTAACCGTGGAGTTAAACTCGTAGGAGCATGTATCATTGCAAATTCAAATGGAGTCATTGTAGGAAATAAAACTACAGGACCGGAACTAGCAAGGATTGACCAAGTATTTAACTTATTTGAGGAATAA
- the rpl18a gene encoding 50S ribosomal protein L18Ae, with the protein MITKIFRVKGKLLDIDKTKPFTRELKGITEDDVKEKLYSDFGSKQRLNRDKIIFDEIIEISADEVTDPVVKDLL; encoded by the coding sequence ATGATAACTAAAATCTTTAGAGTAAAAGGAAAATTATTAGATATTGATAAAACAAAACCATTTACAAGAGAACTTAAAGGTATTACAGAAGACGATGTTAAAGAAAAATTATACTCCGACTTCGGAAGTAAACAACGTCTTAATAGGGATAAAATAATTTTTGATGAAATTATTGAAATTAGTGCTGATGAAGTTACAGATCCTGTTGTAAAAGATTTATTATAA
- the pfdA gene encoding prefoldin subunit alpha: MDDRQRLEQMVTELNQLQQQGETIAQQIEQLNVSLKDIQTAEEAVKGIEGAVGKETLIPIGAGCFITAELKSEDVLVGVGADVAIKKSREETVETLSKDKEEVQKLISSLTEQLQKINDYIAQKRPEAERLMQQEQHVH, translated from the coding sequence ATGGATGATAGACAAAGATTAGAACAGATGGTCACAGAATTAAATCAACTACAGCAGCAGGGTGAAACAATTGCTCAGCAAATTGAACAGTTAAACGTTTCACTCAAAGATATTCAAACAGCCGAAGAAGCCGTTAAGGGTATCGAAGGTGCGGTGGGTAAGGAAACCCTTATACCAATCGGTGCCGGATGCTTTATTACCGCAGAACTTAAATCAGAAGATGTGCTTGTTGGCGTGGGTGCTGATGTTGCAATAAAAAAATCACGTGAAGAAACTGTTGAAACACTATCCAAGGACAAGGAAGAAGTTCAAAAACTAATCTCTTCATTGACCGAACAGTTACAGAAAATCAACGATTACATTGCACAGAAAAGACCTGAAGCAGAAAGATTAATGCAGCAAGAACAACACGTACATTAA